One part of the Nocardioides conyzicola genome encodes these proteins:
- a CDS encoding ABC transporter permease has product MATIGELGGAFYKGRRDSLEQYGDQLLFYVKALLWVPRAIKRYPREITSTLAEVTFGAGGLTLIAGSAGVIAFLAFFAGTEVGIQGYASLSQIGVAKFSAFISAYFNTREVAPLISSIALAATVGCGYTARLGAMRISEEIDALEVMGIPSLPFLVTTRMIAAFIAVIPLYVVALSASYLSPRLITTYIYHQSPGTYDHYFLQFLPPIDMLWSFFKLLFLATAVILIHCYYGYTASGGPAGVGTAVGRAIRTSIVTIVVADFFLSFAIWGSTTTVRITG; this is encoded by the coding sequence ATGGCGACGATCGGTGAGCTGGGCGGCGCGTTCTACAAGGGACGCCGCGACTCCCTCGAGCAGTACGGCGACCAGCTGCTCTTCTACGTCAAGGCGCTGCTCTGGGTGCCGCGCGCCATCAAGCGCTACCCGCGCGAGATCACCAGCACCCTCGCCGAGGTCACCTTCGGCGCCGGGGGACTGACGCTGATCGCCGGCTCCGCGGGCGTCATCGCCTTCCTCGCCTTCTTCGCCGGCACCGAGGTCGGCATCCAGGGCTACGCCTCGCTCAGCCAGATCGGCGTCGCCAAGTTCAGCGCCTTCATCTCGGCGTACTTCAACACCCGCGAGGTCGCCCCACTGATCTCGTCGATCGCGCTCGCGGCCACGGTCGGCTGCGGCTACACCGCGCGCCTCGGCGCGATGCGGATCTCGGAGGAGATCGACGCGCTCGAGGTGATGGGGATCCCGTCGCTGCCGTTCCTGGTGACCACCCGGATGATCGCCGCGTTCATCGCCGTGATCCCGCTGTACGTCGTCGCGCTGAGCGCGTCGTACCTCTCACCGCGCCTGATCACGACGTACATCTACCACCAGTCGCCGGGCACCTACGACCACTACTTCCTGCAGTTCCTGCCGCCCATCGACATGCTCTGGTCGTTCTTCAAGCTGCTCTTCCTGGCGACCGCGGTGATCCTGATCCACTGCTACTACGGCTACACGGCGTCCGGCGGGCCGGCCGGCGTCGGCACGGCCGTGGGCCGCGCGATCCGCACCAGCATCGTCACGATCGTGGTCGCCGACTTCTTCCTGAGCTTCGCGATCTGGGGCTCCACCACCACCGTCAGGATCACCGGCTGA